In Streptomyces sp. NBC_00306, a single genomic region encodes these proteins:
- a CDS encoding NADPH-dependent FMN reductase: protein MQETPLRVAVIIGSTREGRVGEKVGRWFTERAAERADVELCVVDLIDFDFPARYPDRATARMRDFVSEIGRADAFVVVTPEYNRSFPASLKQAIDYAYDEWRTKPVAFVSYGHGSRGLYAVEQLRSVFTELHTVTLRNGVSINLLDDTGEDRDRAAALMLDQLWWWGLALREARAARPYVS, encoded by the coding sequence GTGCAGGAGACACCGCTGCGCGTCGCGGTCATCATCGGCAGCACCCGTGAGGGCCGCGTCGGCGAGAAGGTCGGACGCTGGTTCACCGAGCGTGCCGCCGAGCGGGCCGACGTGGAGCTCTGTGTCGTCGATCTGATCGACTTCGACTTCCCCGCCCGCTACCCGGACCGTGCGACCGCGCGGATGCGGGACTTCGTCTCGGAGATCGGCCGCGCCGACGCCTTCGTGGTCGTCACCCCCGAGTACAACCGGTCCTTCCCCGCCTCCCTCAAGCAGGCCATCGACTACGCCTACGACGAGTGGCGGACCAAGCCGGTCGCGTTCGTCAGCTACGGCCACGGCTCCCGTGGTCTGTACGCCGTGGAGCAGTTGCGCTCGGTCTTCACCGAGCTGCACACCGTGACCCTGCGCAACGGCGTGAGCATCAACCTGCTCGACGACACCGGCGAGGACCGGGACCGGGCGGCCGCTCTGATGTTGGACCAGCTCTGGTGGTGGGGGCTCGCGCTGCGCGAGGCCCGTGCCGCCCGCCCCTACGTCTCCTAG